In Streptomyces sp. NBC_00878, a single window of DNA contains:
- a CDS encoding putative cobaltochelatase: MSTPFPFTAVVGQDDLRLALLLNAVSPAVGGVLVRGEKGTAKSTAVRALSALMPEVDVVAGCRFSCAPAAPDPACPDGPHEVGAGVQRPARMVELPVGASEDRLVGALDIERALAEGVKAFEPGLLADAHRGILYVDEVNLLHDHLVDLLLDAAAMGASYVEREGVSVRHAARFLLVGTMNPEEGELRPQLLDRFGLTVEVAASREPDQRVEVVRRRLAYDDDPDGFAARWADEETAVRARIVAARKLLPSVVLGDGPLRQIAATCAAFEVDGMRADIVMARTATTLAAWAGRTEVLAEDVRQAALLALPHRRRRNPFDAPGLDEDKLDETLEEFGGGDGSNGSGGSDDSGDSGDEDPDPDGPDGGGGQPPQEGPDDDGGESSGEVPAQGEPSESGQAPSPGAGEQAPVRAAEPFRTKVLSVPGLGEGAAGRRSRARTEHGRTTGARRPQGALTKLHLAATVQAAAPHQRARGRSGPGLVVRRDDLRQATREGREGNLVLFVVDASGSMAARQRMSAVKGAVLSLLLDAYQRRDKVGLVTFRGSTGEVALPPTSSVDAAAVRLESLPTGGRTPLAAGLLRAHDVLRVERLRDPARRALVVVVTDGRATGGPEPVALAGRAARLFAADGVASVVVDCESGPVRLGLAAQLAGELGGTAVTLDELRADSIAGLVRDVQGNSRRAA; encoded by the coding sequence CCCGTTCACGGCCGTGGTCGGCCAGGACGACCTGCGGCTCGCGCTGCTCCTGAATGCCGTGTCGCCCGCGGTGGGCGGCGTGCTGGTCCGCGGCGAGAAGGGCACCGCCAAGTCGACGGCCGTGCGCGCCCTTTCGGCGCTCATGCCTGAAGTGGACGTCGTCGCCGGGTGCCGGTTCTCGTGTGCGCCCGCCGCTCCCGACCCGGCGTGCCCGGACGGGCCGCACGAGGTGGGTGCCGGGGTCCAACGGCCCGCGCGCATGGTCGAGTTGCCGGTCGGCGCCTCCGAGGACCGGCTCGTGGGCGCGCTGGACATCGAGCGGGCGCTGGCCGAGGGCGTGAAGGCCTTCGAGCCCGGCCTGTTGGCCGACGCGCACCGCGGGATCCTCTACGTGGACGAGGTCAACCTCCTCCACGACCACCTGGTCGACCTGCTGTTGGACGCTGCCGCGATGGGTGCCTCGTACGTGGAGCGCGAAGGTGTCTCCGTACGGCATGCGGCCCGGTTCCTGCTGGTGGGGACCATGAACCCCGAAGAGGGCGAGCTGCGGCCGCAGTTGCTCGACCGGTTCGGGCTGACCGTCGAGGTGGCCGCCTCGCGCGAGCCCGATCAGCGGGTGGAGGTCGTACGGCGGCGGCTCGCGTACGACGACGATCCGGACGGCTTCGCGGCGCGCTGGGCCGACGAGGAGACCGCGGTACGAGCCCGGATCGTGGCCGCGCGGAAGCTGTTGCCGTCGGTCGTGCTCGGCGACGGGCCGCTGCGGCAGATCGCGGCGACCTGCGCGGCCTTCGAGGTGGACGGGATGCGGGCCGACATCGTGATGGCCCGGACCGCCACCACGCTGGCCGCGTGGGCCGGGCGCACGGAGGTGCTGGCCGAGGACGTACGGCAGGCCGCGCTGCTCGCGCTGCCGCACCGGCGTCGGCGAAATCCCTTTGACGCACCGGGACTTGACGAGGACAAGCTCGACGAGACGTTGGAGGAGTTCGGGGGCGGGGACGGCTCCAACGGCTCGGGGGGATCCGATGATTCCGGCGACTCCGGCGACGAGGATCCGGATCCGGACGGGCCCGACGGAGGCGGCGGGCAGCCGCCTCAGGAAGGGCCCGACGACGATGGCGGCGAGAGTTCCGGTGAGGTGCCCGCGCAGGGTGAGCCCTCCGAGAGCGGGCAGGCCCCGTCGCCGGGCGCGGGCGAGCAGGCTCCCGTACGGGCCGCCGAACCCTTCCGTACGAAGGTGCTGAGCGTGCCGGGTCTCGGCGAGGGCGCGGCCGGGCGGCGGTCGCGGGCGCGGACCGAGCATGGGCGGACCACCGGGGCCCGTCGGCCCCAAGGGGCCCTCACCAAGCTGCACTTGGCGGCCACCGTGCAGGCCGCGGCACCCCATCAGCGGGCGCGCGGCCGGTCGGGGCCTGGCCTCGTGGTCCGGCGCGACGATCTGCGGCAGGCCACGCGCGAGGGGCGTGAGGGGAACCTCGTGCTGTTCGTCGTGGACGCTTCCGGGTCGATGGCCGCCCGGCAGCGGATGAGCGCGGTCAAGGGGGCGGTGCTGTCGCTGCTCCTCGACGCCTACCAGCGGCGCGACAAGGTGGGGCTCGTGACCTTCCGCGGGTCGACGGGCGAGGTGGCGCTGCCGCCCACCTCTTCGGTGGACGCGGCCGCGGTACGGCTGGAGTCGCTGCCCACGGGTGGGCGTACGCCGCTTGCCGCCGGGTTGCTGCGGGCGCATGACGTGTTGCGGGTGGAGCGGTTGCGGGATCCGGCTCGGCGGGCGTTGGTGGTCGTGGTGACGGATGGCAGGGCGACGGGCGGGCCTGAGCCGGTCGCGCTGGCGGGACGGGCCGCTCGGCTGTTCGCCGCCGACGGGGTCGCGTCCGTGGTCGTCGACTGCGAGTCCGGGCCCGTACGGCTCGGGCTCGCCGCGCAGCTCGCGGGTGAACTCGGCGGTACGGCCGTGACGTTGGACGAGCTGCGGGCCGACTCGATCGCCGGGCTCGTCAGGGATGTTCAGGGCAACAGCAGGAGGGCCGCGTAA